GAGTAGAATtttatttgatactatttattgcactttttatttattttcaagtttttgaatgttatgATATTGTTGAAtattattttttccatttttgaattattattcactgaATTAGATATTCAAATTTACATTATAAGAATACTTTATATTACAATGCGCACatagtaatatacttaagacaagttataatagattatacattaaatttatattttatatcgacatttttataaaattaactaaatagtttattattttttgataatttcCGTTTAACCaacgggtacaaaactagttttACCAATAAAAAGAATAATTCCTCGGACGATGAGGTATCAGACTATCAGCCATAGATGTATATCCATTTTGGAACCTTTGTTAAGCAAACAACTTGAATAATATATCAAAGGAAGAGGTACGGCAATGGAGGTTGATGAAAAGTGAGAAATGCAAGAACATTGAAGACATAATCCAAAATTTCGTGGACGGCAGGATTCGAACCTGCGCGGGCAGAGCCCACATGATTTCTAGTCATGCCCGATAACCACTCCGGCACGTCCACTTGATGTTTCAAGGGCGCTTCCGATAAAACTAGATAATTTAAAGATTAAATAACCCATAACTTATCCCAATGAATTCAAAAGCATCATACCTCTTGTTCAAAGAAGAATCGAAACACATTTGCTCAAGGTTTTGTCCATGAATACTAAAGCACATATCTACCACCACCACTATCTAGTCTTGGATTCAATAGCAAACAAATTTACAAACTCGTTTAACTCAAGTTTCATGATACGTAAAGTTCAAATTTTGCTCATCCACTACCATACCATAGCTCTCAAGATAATATGTATATAAATCCATAACTATCATTCTTGTAACGTTACCCAACTAGTAGGGACCAGGGACTAatataagaaaaagaaaggaaagagtTTCGAGTGTCGAAATAAAAACTTGATCATTAAAGGTTACCATAACTTAAACCGAGTCTTGGGCCTCTTTTAAAAATTTCCCCTTGCCTACATTCTAAAAATTTTAGACTTTTTTGAAAATGTCGTCAGTGGGTGCATAGGCACCAGTTTGAGCCCATGATGGTTCAGTCCCCTCTAAGTTGTCTTTGGATTTTTTCAGGTCCCTCCTCCTCCTAGTATAGAATAGTGTAAGTCTATTGTGTCCggcaaaaaaataataataataaaccgAGTTTTGAGCACGTGATTAAATTGACTCTAAAGAATTTGAATCCAACACTTGATATGCCATctttccacaaaaaaaaaaaaaaaagacatttgATATACCAATCCTGTTGCAAACTTCCCACTTCAGATACACGAACAAGAGTGCAAGACCACTGCATGCACCTAGCCCATCTGGGATTACAGGATTGAGGCCACAAATATACGTGGACCAAACTCCATAATTGGTTATTCTGCAACTCTTACAGCCCAACAATAAGCAAAGCAAATCGAGGGCTGAAAGCGAAATGGGACCGGATAAGGAAAGAGGGACGACATGGGGACTGACAAAAAACATATTCGCTTTGCCAGTTTATCGCCCCACTGCCGCACCTCACTTCAGACCCCCACCGCCCATTATCAGTTTCCATTCCCTTTACTATTTTACACGCCAAATCCTCACAAGTCACAACTCAACGCATAATTTCCATTGGTCAACGATCCGTAAATCAAAAGTCAATACAAatatcaaaaccctaacccccaAAGTTTCCGACGATGCATAATCAAAACCAAAACCACCACCAGTCCACGGCGGAATCCGACCTGCCACCCCTCGCCAAAATCAAAGTTCGCTCCTCCTCCCCACGCTTCCCTCCCCCGACCACTCCTTCGTCGACAGAAACTCCCACCGCCAACGCCCAACGCAAGATCGGCATCGCCGTCGACCTCTCCGACGAGTCAGCTTTCGCTGTCAAATGGGCTGTTCACCACTACCTCCGTCCCGGAGACGCCGTTATTCTCGTCCACGTCCGTCCGACTTCCGTCCTCTACGGCGCTGATTGGGGCTCTGTTGACCTCTCCATTGTCGATGCTGAGAACGAAGAGTCTCAGCAGAAGCTAGAAGACGATTTCGACATTTTCACCACCACTAAGGCCTCTGATCTGGCGCAGCCCTTGGTGGAGGCCCagattcctttcaaaattcatATAGTTAAAGATCATGACATGAAGGAGAGGCTTTGCTTGGAAGTGGAGAGGCTTGGTTTGAGTGCTGTGATTATGGGGAGCCGAGGGTTTGGGGCTACGAGAAGGGGGAGTGATGGGAGGCTTGGAAGTGTTAGTGATTACTGCGTCAGGCATTGTGTTTGCCCTGTGGTGGTCGTCAGATATGCTGATGATCATGAGGGTGGCGGAAATGCTGCCCCGGGTCCGGTTGTTTCGGTTGGCTCTGTCGCTGAAGAGGACGAGGAGGAGCAGGAGTATCACGATGCCTCTACTGAGGATCGCAAAGGTTAATAATGTCTTTTACTTTTATTAGTTCCTGCTTTCttcaatattttcatttttttctgctTCGATATGGAGTTTGTTAGACTATTGTTCGTTTCAACCATGTCTTCTCCGAAAGTGACTTGATTTTCAGTGTCAGTTGAGCAATACTTGGTAGTTACGGATGCGAAGTAGTACAATTTACCAATACTCTGTCTATCAGCTTCTAAAACCATTTCTTATGATAACTAGGTGTCGGTTGAGTAATACTTAGTAGTTACGTCCTAGTAGACCATTTCTGCAGATCTATCACTCCCCAACTAACTTATGATAACTAGGTGTCTTTTTATTGTCTTGCTCATTTTTTGCATTGCAGTATTGGACTTATGACATATTGCCAAAGTTTCTGAAGGTAAATTGTGAATGAAGTTTTTTCATGAAAAGCTCTTCTTGTTTCACAGGGGATTAGCTAACAGTTGCAACTGTTGTGTTGCAATTAAACTTATTATCAGTAAATAGCATGTAATGGGTAAAAACCACTATGTACTGCTAGAAAACAGTACAGTAGATTTTGACGTCTTGACCTACTTGACAGCTTGAAATATATGACATTCAGCCCCTGGATCATTTGATTCTGAACATATTATATTGAATTGCATCGATTAATTTTATGCTTTGAACTTATGTTGATAGTTACTAGGCCGCTCATAGTCTGTCTGTCAGCTTCTAAAACCATGATACTTCTCTTTCTTGTGACAGATTCATAACTGATTCTACAATAATGTACTTCCTTGGTTCCGGGTAAGCATTCTGGTGATATAAACCTCCTTAAAGTGGAAATTGTGTTTTCTTGCTAGTGCTCAACATTTGTGTAGATTACAGTAGATTgttagaaaaaaattttctttcctaATAGAGGTCCTTGAGACTCATTTGCATTAAAAACCATGAAAACATTATTGATTGTTCCGTATATATACTCCTTTATCTTTCCATTTCCTTGGTCCTGCAGTCTTGTGTTGTCAAAATCATGCTTACGTCTTGTTCTTCCTCTGTTTTGCAGTAGCATTTGATAGAAGAACTTTCAGCCTACGAGATACAAGTGAGCTGTTGAGAGTCGATTGACTTTCTTGATGTGTGATTCATGTCATGTAAATGAACGCTAGTTATGGTTTTAGCTCCTCCTCATTAGCTTAGCATTTGTCAGGCATGTCTGGACATCTGTACGGACTTCTTGTGGCCATTAACCTTACTTGTCATGTGCTCATCTGTTATATATGAATCATTCCTGTGAAGCTTTTGATGTATGAAACATGATGACAAATCTCCTCTTGCTTATGGGAGTTGGCATTTTCAGTTCTCATAATCACGGTACTGCTCAAGTTTTATGTTTCTAGATTTTTGCATCATAGCTTATTTTCTTCTATCCGTGCTTTCCTCTTTTTGGTATGATCAGAAAAAAGTGATCGGCTATGTTTGCTTCATCGCTTATGTCTAATAACTTATTGTGTATTTAGTTTTGACTTGCCAATGAATCTTTGCTCTTGCATTTCTTTCTGTTGAATCTCTAGCATCGACCTTGCACTGGCGGTACTGCAAATCTGTGAAATGGAGTTGTTGGTGTATATACACGGCTTCTACAATGTTGTGTTAAATGGTGGTGATTAATTTCACAAAGAGCAGACGAGTCAGTAAATTTGGTAGAACATATCTGGTTTGTCTACTGGATGTTGATTTAGGATGTTTGGAGTCTCGACTCAATATGTACATAGGATTGCTTTGGTATAACACATTCTTTGAGATACTGGTAATATGAAAGTTCAGTTGAAGCTGTAGCGTTAATTTTGGATTACACCACTGGATTATGATGGATTCAACATTATAATGGTCTCTCTCGACTAGAGGGAATATGTTAGATCGTCTCTTTAGACCATGGAGGTTGTAAGCGGAGTATAAATTTTGTGATGCAGCCTGGAGAGTGGTTATTGGCGTTCTCTTGTCTGCAAGAGGACCCGTTCATATGTATTAAGAGTATTGACGGTGCTAATTCAATTGGTTTACTGGTTTGAAAAAAtaagtctttttttttaaaaaaaaaaaaggttttccTTCGTGTGAGTATAAAAGGAACGAGTCCCTTGCGTTTTTCCTTTCGGCACCGCTGACGTCTGTAAGTTGGACCATCTTATCTTACAATCAACCCAGGCCTGGTGCCGTAAGATTTTTAAAGAGAGTCTCTTATTAGATAACTTCAATAATAATGCATAACAGAGGTTGTGTTGATGAGAACCACAAGGCCAGGCTGCCCAAGAGATATCATAATGCTTTTTAACTGTCCAATGGTCCCCCGTTTCTTTCCCCCGCTGAAGAAGCTGATCTGCATACTTGTGCCACCGACTCAACTGGCATCGAGGTGCCAATAGTGTCAACGCCATTGCTACCACCAGTCCGCCAGGGCTCACCCCTGACGTTGCTACATGAATGCATAGCTAGCAGGCGATTCTTCTATAGCGTTGCATTCTTCTCCTATCTCATTATGGTGCAGAGTGTGATTATTTATGGTTATTGGATATGtctttgaaaaaaatgaagagagCTTTTCAAAAATAGCCACACATTTTCGGTGGGCAAGTTTTCGCGTGACAAAAGAGTATCGAGCACCACTCATTGAGCATGTGTTGTGAACCGCGATGGCCACTAGTAGTAGCTGCGTACTGCCGTCAACTGGCCACAAGTTGGTAGACACGTTGATGGTTGAACCACATGCCGAGATGGTATGGAGAatcaattctctttttttttgtgttggcCTCAATCAATCATTTCTGTTACTCGGCGCACAAACCACACCGACCGACCGACCGGTGATGCAGTATTGGTACAACAACACCATGAGAGCAGGAATTtggcaaagaagaaaaaatgataCACTACGTATTATTCAAGACAAAAGAGAAGCTCAAGGAGACAAAAAAGGACACTCCAAAGTTATAAACTACCACTATAGTAAAATATGATCAACAGAATAGTAATAGAAAATGACATGAAACAAGAATAGAAAGTATAGCAAAAACAAAGCTGCCATAATTAGTAACTTCAATTACCACCCACAAACCCACCCTCCAACCTctctctttaaaaaaaaaaaagatgggaaGTCTGGTTTAATTAATTGGTCGAAATGAACAGCTGAATTAAACTTATCAGAAATTCAAGCTTCGGTTGGCAAATTGGGTTAGCACTTGATATTGTCAAATAATAGTAGTGTAAATACTCCAGTTGTGTTGTGCTGGATGTCCTGGTCAATGCGCATCTCTGCTGAGTTTAGAGAGATTTCGGATGACTTCCGAGGCATCAGTCTCACCGGCCGCCGTCGTTTGCTGAAAATTCAAGAAAGAGCCCAACAGTTCCATTCTCCCCTTCTTCCTCATCAACTCTATTTCACTTTCCGGCCGATGAACCAACTCTTCTTCTGCCCTCGCCGTCTTTAATGATCTCAAAGAGGAGCTTCTATCCTCCATTGCACCCGCACTCAAGTTGATTTGTGTGGAACAGCATACATCCTCATCCTACCCAAAATACAACTTCAACATGAAATTTACTAACCCTCGATTAATCCCATGCCAATTTAATTAAATAGCTCAGTAACATAAGCATTTCAAGATTAACTGCTTGTGTTTGTACACACAAATTTCGTGCATCTCGTGCATCTCAGGTAGAAACTAGACGAGCAGCATAATTAGTTACAAACACGAAATCTTTGCGTGATTTATTggttttttatttgcttttgccTTTTATTTCCCAGACGCACAAAATCCGTGGGTAACAAAATAATACTCCTAGTACTGCTAATaaataattgatttttttttttaaaggaaaggAGACTGACATCGGAATCGGGAGGGCGGTTGTCACGGGATCGCTTTAGAGCGGAGGAAACGGCGGCACCACCATCTCTGCTGGAGAAAGACCCATGTTCACTACTAGAAGAGGTTGTCAAAGGCAGAGCTGAGGAAGACGGAGCAGGACTAGAAGACCAAGGAACTACTTGATTCTCTCCATCCTCCTCctcatcttcttcctcttgaAACTCATCGTCGACGTAGTCGTCGTAGCCGTCGCTATCTTCAGACCCATCACTATACTGATCATCGCCAAGGCGCCTCTGATCAGTCGTTTCATCTTCTGCTTCTTCTACTTGTTCCTGCCTAGTCCTCCTGACAGCCGGGTTTTCAGCAGCAGGAGAACTATGCAAGCATCTTTGACAGACGGAAATAGTTGGGGCAAGCTTGGTCCCGGAAGCTTTCCATGGGGTCGGAGATTGACAAACATGGCAAAGAAGATTTCTTGAATGTTTAGCGACCAGAAAATTTGCGCTGTGCACTTTTTCATCACAATCCCAGCAAAGCCTTGCTTCATCCGAAACGCAATACATCTTTGCTGCTTTGCCACACAATTCGCAGCACCCTTTCTCCATTACCTTGCCCGCAAAACTCATTCTGCAATTTCTCTCACTTGGACTTTTAGTAGTTGTTGTATTGACAAGTGGTTTTGCAGCCTTCGGCCaaagtatatatataatttcGAGTGACAAGAGTCATCCATTTTGGTTGGGTCCGAAGTGTGAGGCCCAGAGGATTATATGGGGCTATTTTTGGTAGTTGCGTCGTTCAAGATTTTActctcttcattttttttttttaatctttttgagTTTGGCACGTAATTACTAGCTGTTATTTCCAAACTCCAATTTTTAAAGATTGTagtttaaaaattaataataaagtTATGGTTAGAGTATTTGAAATTGGGACTAATGTCAAAACGATGTTGAGAAAGCA
Above is a genomic segment from Coffea eugenioides isolate CCC68of chromosome 5, Ceug_1.0, whole genome shotgun sequence containing:
- the LOC113770499 gene encoding universal stress protein PHOS32-like; this encodes MHNQNQNHHQSTAESDLPPLAKIKVRSSSPRFPPPTTPSSTETPTANAQRKIGIAVDLSDESAFAVKWAVHHYLRPGDAVILVHVRPTSVLYGADWGSVDLSIVDAENEESQQKLEDDFDIFTTTKASDLAQPLVEAQIPFKIHIVKDHDMKERLCLEVERLGLSAVIMGSRGFGATRRGSDGRLGSVSDYCVRHCVCPVVVVRYADDHEGGGNAAPGPVVSVGSVAEEDEEEQEYHDASTEDRKDS
- the LOC113770443 gene encoding zinc finger protein CONSTANS-LIKE 4-like yields the protein MSFAGKVMEKGCCELCGKAAKMYCVSDEARLCWDCDEKVHSANFLVAKHSRNLLCHVCQSPTPWKASGTKLAPTISVCQRCLHSSPAAENPAVRRTRQEQVEEAEDETTDQRRLGDDQYSDGSEDSDGYDDYVDDEFQEEEDEEEDGENQVVPWSSSPAPSSSALPLTTSSSSEHGSFSSRDGGAAVSSALKRSRDNRPPDSDDEDVCCSTQINLSAGAMEDRSSSLRSLKTARAEEELVHRPESEIELMRKKGRMELLGSFLNFQQTTAAGETDASEVIRNLSKLSRDAH